The Salinibacterium sp. M195 genome includes a window with the following:
- a CDS encoding alpha/beta hydrolase — protein MDQTLPTILVLPGGGYSRLAPHEGEPIAAWLRTLGWNSRVVEYPVATKHPTPLLAIQSEIAKERALGAPLVGVLGFSAGGHLAGHAAVAPIAKPEERPDFAVLGYPVVSMTSPTHEGSRENLIGLDANQLLREDTSIDLLVTPATPPMFIWHTAADEPVPVDEHSYPLAAALAAAGVRHELHVFADGKHGLGLAEGTPAEAWQSLCEIWLSSMR, from the coding sequence ATGGATCAAACCCTCCCCACAATTCTTGTTCTCCCCGGCGGAGGGTATTCACGGCTTGCACCCCACGAAGGCGAGCCGATTGCTGCCTGGCTGCGAACTCTCGGCTGGAATTCTCGCGTCGTTGAATACCCTGTCGCCACGAAACATCCGACCCCATTGCTGGCAATTCAGTCTGAAATTGCAAAGGAACGTGCGCTAGGGGCACCTCTCGTCGGTGTTTTGGGCTTCTCAGCTGGCGGCCACTTGGCCGGCCACGCTGCCGTCGCCCCCATCGCGAAGCCCGAAGAGCGGCCCGATTTTGCGGTGCTCGGCTACCCCGTTGTGAGCATGACGAGCCCGACCCACGAAGGGTCTCGTGAAAACCTGATCGGGTTGGATGCCAACCAGTTGCTCCGTGAAGACACGTCAATTGACCTGCTGGTGACGCCAGCCACGCCGCCGATGTTCATCTGGCACACGGCTGCTGACGAGCCCGTTCCGGTTGACGAGCACTCGTACCCCCTTGCTGCAGCGTTGGCTGCTGCTGGCGTGCGCCACGAACTTCACGTCTTTGCTGATGGCAAGCACGGCCTCGGTCTTGCTGAGGGAACTCCCGCTGAGGCGTGGCAGTCGCTGTGCGAGATTTGGTTGAGTTCGATGCGCTAA